The DNA sequence GTCACTAATTATTCCTGTCCTTTGTAATTTATTCGTAAACTTCTGAACAGGTTCCCGGAAGTTGCTGAACTCATAGACGTGTGTTGGCTTGATATTCGTGGGGTGTTTAGTACCCTTACCTTGTCTCCGGATACTCTGTATGCtgcttattttgttttcaagatGATCAATCCCATTGGATTTAAAAATCGGCGTGTGGAGGTATCAGTAGATTTCAATGGTGATGATGGTAGTATCAAACATGTGTGTTTGGATGGATCATCAAGCGGTAGAAGAGTTGCAGGGTTGCAGCGTCCCAGTTTACGAAGTGATGGGTGGTTGGAGATTGAGATGGGAGAATTTTTCAATGGTGGCTTAGAAGATAAAGTGCAGATGAGTGTGAAGGAGGTAAAGGCTGGTAATTGGAAGTCTGGCCTCTTTGTTGAAGGAATAGAGGTTAGGCCAAAGTATGAGAATAACCAACCGGTATTCACTGTGTAATTTAATTCACAGAACTGTATGTAACTGAATATGCGTGGGTATGATGATGTATTTTAGATGGCAGAATGCGGCTTGAACTACAATGTATTTTCGTACCAGAAATATACTTGTTTTTCCAACTTAACCAGTTCAGTTCTTCTTTGCaggaacaaaataaaaatatttaatatcaaacGTGTTCCTATATTGAATAGAGTTTTCTCATCTGTCATGTCAATTGTTGAGTTCGTGTAAGAATACAGTCATGTCACAACCAAACTAATCAgcaattcaaaactttcatgatacaaaataggttaaattatacATTCCGTGTCATCTATTTTTAGGAAAATTTCAAATagttatctttaattttatgtgttttagtttaatttttgttttgaaaaatttgatgTAATTAGTTCTTTTTGTTAGAATTGTacgaaaaacttaaaaaaaatgtgttatgTCTTAATTcgtgatttattttttatttttttatttctttttattttttttcttaaaaaattagtCATATGTCAAGTTAGCAAGCAGTATGATATGTGCTTGTGACTGTGTCACGTTTCATTGTCATGTCAAGTTTAATTGtcttaatttcaatttgatcgtctctttatttgttattttgatctAATTAAGTTTAGGAGTGACAATATGGATCAATCTAGTCCATTTAGACTTGTCCCGAATTTGGTCTGTAAAATGCGGGTGGCTAGCCCATCCTGctgtatgaaaataaattcaattttgtgGTTCTGCCCCCAGAGATTCGAACTCGTGgacttgattattttttgttggtaACAGATATCCACAGGTACGAGTAGTATAATATCTACACTCGATTCATTTATAAAAGGgtataaaaatacattttttgctATGAATTTTATCAGCAAATACCCACGGACATGTGTATTTTTGTCATCTCTAGATATAATGATCTGATGATGTGACAACATAATGATATAATGATATgacaatataacaatatgatGATATAACAGTATAACGATATGAAGATATAACAATATGACAATAGCAACATGAATATATGACGATATAATGATatgacaatataataatatggcGATATAAGAATATGACGATATAACGATAACATGATATAACGATAAAACAATATGACGATATAACAATATGATTGTATAACAATATGATGATATGATAATATAATGGTATAACAATATGACGATATAATGATACAATGATATGATGATATAACAATATGACAATAAGACGATAAGACAATAATATAACAATCTAACTATATGGAGATATAATGATAAGATGATATAACGATACgataatataacaatatgacGATATAAAGGATATGATGATATAACATTATGACGATATGATAATATGAAGATATAATAATATAGCGAATAACAATATGACAATAAcgatataattataaaattataaaatcataaattattttttaaaaacaattaaaataaaaaattacatgtgATCACAACTCGGCAAAGTAACATGCAAAATAATAACCATGTCACATATACATCACTaagttaagagaaaaaaattaatagggagaattcaattgaaatttttaaagttaatgagtattcaatcatttataaaaatttattaagatcATAGACTTAAAATCTAACTAAGTCTATAATGGAAAATGAAGTTATTCATCGtgataaaacattaaattatcataaataaataaaaactaaatgcATATACTAATGAAACGTTACAAAATAAAACTCCAAAAGGCGATCCAAACAGAATTGGTTTAGTtagatttaattcttttatgtttaaaatggaTCAAATCAAATTACATATATCTTTAGTTTGAATATACTTTtagttaaaaacaaaattaaactgCATTGATATCACTCctattatttataatacataaatactaattttcaaatattaaaaagtctAATAAATAGtcagaaattaataaatatgaatcttttttacaagttaaattgatttcaaaagaaagttatatatatatatatatatatatatatatatatatatatatatatatatatatatatatatatatatatatatatatttggggATGGTGATGAAGGAATGTTATCAATGATGGAGATGGTGATTTTGGGGTGGTTAATGAAGATTCAAACACAGTAATGCCATGTAAGTTGCTTTTGTTAGAGGAAAGATTTATATGTAGGTTTTATTTGAtagaaaatgtaaatatttttgttggcCTCTTTTTTTATTAGGCTTACCAGAGCGTTTTGTAAGGGTTGATGTCACttactttgtttgatttgtaCAAAGGTTGATTAGACGTGACCACATATAATTAATGAAGTGTAACCAATTATATGGTGAGTTATTAGTAATACATACTTTGTTTGGTGTACAAAGGTTGACGTAGACGTGaccatataattatttaattgtaacaAGTTATGTCGTGAATTTTTAGTAATTTGTTTTGGGTAAAATTGATGATTACTTCATACAAGTCTAGTGTTTTCATGGTAAATTTTGTTGGTTTTGAATTATTGGTAAGTGTGTGGACTGATAGTCACAATATACTGatctgtgaagatgaattttgaaaaaagtttGTGTTGCTTTGGAAAGATATGCACAAATTATTCAAGACAGATTTGTGAGATATCATATACATAGTTCAGCGTTTCAAGATGAAGAAGATTTAAGAGGATAGACGAAATTTCTACTTTTATACCTTGTTATTAAAAAGTCAgacatttaatttatatatatatatatatatatatatatataattaaataataataatgaataaataatatttgtatataataattaaaatatatattacaattaaacatatagtgtgtgtatatatatatatatataataattaaatatttatagtatatatatatatatatatatatgtaataattaaataatattattattaataacaataaacaatatatataataattaaatataataataaataataaaaataatatatatatatatatataataataataattaataataatagtaattattaataaaaatttaaattatgtaattattataaaaataataataatatttttattatttttattaaataatagtttttaaaatttaatattttaaccaattcaaaaaatatttcgtatatttttatcattaaggatattttagtaatcttcaaattttatctattataaatttttattttatctatcacattactcaaatcactcactaactttcacaaaattcatctctaaattcactcattttACTATCTAAATTCATTCAAAGAAACACACATATTCATCGACTCAAATCAACACAAATTCACCTTTAGACTTTCACCCAGATTCATCTCTTCATGATAACACACTTTAACATTGTGTTCACTTGagagtatttattatttagagGGATGGGAGATAAATGATTTGAACAACACAATATTCACCCTCTAATCCACTCAAGTGCATCATTTCTATCTCTCACAATCAATCTTTACAATGAACACACCTTAAATCATGAATGTGTGTGATAAACCCCTAGTCGCATAAGgatttaacaataattttagttttctcTTAACCAAACAAAAGGAACAACTTAggtatcaataaaaaaaaatgcaagaaaTTGAACAACcataaagtttgtaaatttGTCCAATAAATTGGAGGAATATAAGTAATGCATAACAATTACTAAAAACCACTAAAATTATGTGAAACTACAAAAATCAAAACTGTTTACGATATAGATCTCACTCATAATCGTAATATAATAAGATCGTTGAACAAAATCGTAAAAATCgtgtaaatcttttttttttgtttgaattttttgttgcacTACCTGttcatattctttattttttggtgATTTATATTGTTATACGTGTTCTGAGTCACAATTACCTTTCACCTCACCTcattaaattaatgttattacaaattaaacttcatttctcaataaaaaaattaatacaattttttaattaaagttaaaaacaattataatttcccAATTTTGTATAGactcaaaacataataatatttaatatttattaattataatgataatatttattatttatcgtatttattaattataacattagTATTTATTACTTATGAATACCACCAAAGTGcttttttagatttattttccttctgttattttattttaattctttttatattttcatattttattacattatttattttcatgttatttaaaaattcaaaagataaaattagattaatttttattttttataaaatcaaatatatatatatatatatatatatatatatatatatatatatatatatatatatattatataaaaagtgaAATCTATTATCCGTGTTGTGTTATGATCTAACgatttacaattataaaatccaTTTCAATCCTATTCATAATCTCGATTCTAATtatattgttaataataatataatgaatgCATAACTTTTTAACTATTCAAAAACGATCTTTCTAACCAATGTCTTAAGGACATTGgttaaagatatttaatatgcatttaatcatacaaaaatacatagttaagtgtgatattaaataaaatacggtataattatcattaatgtaattttattttatttaaaggacaaaaatgtGTGTTATACATGtgtctttaatattttaatattgctaaaatttaaatataattaaagataggagagtttaaattaatagaaaactcacaacaaaaaatagtattaaacatctaaaaatttttttaaaaaaaaactaaaatatcaatttgagtaaaaatcttacaaatttcaaaaatcttattttatattaaaaaattattatttaaaaattaaaaaaaatatttttgtctttataacatttatactattttcattagtacttaattatttaaatgttcgTGTAACAACATTTTGAGAGCAAAGCTCTCATGTGAGCTATCATGGAGAATGTGCTTCATGCTTCTACTATATTATGCTATTAATGAAATGATGATATTAACATGaagcaaatgaaaaaaaaaaatattttttaggtaAATTTCTTCTTCATATGCCTAAAAGTAGAACAtgtattgttttttcatttattgctCGTTAAGAAAGACAGAAAGACAGTGATAAAACAAAGTGGTTCCTTACACGACGGGTACACGCACTGAATGCGCGTAAGTATGTACGATGCCTGATGCGTGTAtgtatagatatatatttatccAACGGTTGTGATGGCCTGCACCTTTAAACACGTCAATATTGTTACTATAAACATATGTGAGGGAGGCCTGAGAATTGAAAACAGAAATGGAGTTTCAGGGTTTACCAGAAGGCTGCATAGCTGACATTCTCTCTTGCACCACGCCGGTTGATGCGTGCCGCTTATCTGTGGTTTCAAAGCTTTTCC is a window from the Vigna unguiculata cultivar IT97K-499-35 chromosome 7, ASM411807v1, whole genome shotgun sequence genome containing:
- the LOC114192748 gene encoding putative F-box protein PP2-B12 → MGTEMEFQGLPEGCIAVILSRTTPVDACRLSVVSKLFHSAADSDAVWECFLPSDYHSIISQCSLPNYPSKKALYLALADHPVIFDEGKKSLQLEKKSGKKCYMIAARALSIVWGDTEQYWNWTTDPDSRFPEVAELIDVCWLDIRGVFSTLTLSPDTLYAAYFVFKMINPIGFKNRRVEVSVDFNGDDGSIKHVCLDGSSSGRRVAGLQRPSLRSDGWLEIEMGEFFNGGLEDKVQMSVKEVKAGNWKSGLFVEGIEVRPKYENNQPVFTV